A part of Terriglobus roseus genomic DNA contains:
- the sseA gene encoding 3-mercaptopyruvate sulfurtransferase, with translation MALKVNPVAANLRFMNLIVNTQWVADRLGDGKLVLVDATMPPVGMTPAVDTRGRYVTEHLPGAVFFSIDDLSDHSSGLPHTLPSAESFGSSMEALGIGKDDTIVVYEQVGVFSAPRAMWMLRSFGATDVHLLDGGLVAWKAAGLPTESGEVTRERASFAAELKPGAMTTFAELQGKIAGGEQILDARAQGRFDGTSPEPRAGLSSGHMPGAMNAPFMELAVDGKMKSPEELREYFAAKGVDLSQLCTTTCGSGVTAAVVSLALELAGAEKLSLYDGSWAEYASRPEAVIVKS, from the coding sequence ATGGCGCTGAAGGTCAACCCGGTGGCTGCTAACCTGAGATTTATGAACCTGATTGTGAATACGCAGTGGGTGGCGGATCGGCTGGGAGATGGGAAGCTGGTTCTGGTGGATGCGACGATGCCTCCGGTGGGTATGACGCCTGCCGTGGATACTCGCGGGCGCTATGTGACGGAGCATCTGCCGGGTGCTGTTTTCTTTTCGATTGATGACCTTAGCGACCATTCGTCGGGGTTGCCGCATACGCTGCCTTCGGCCGAGAGCTTTGGCTCGAGCATGGAAGCGCTGGGCATCGGGAAGGATGACACCATCGTGGTCTACGAGCAGGTGGGTGTGTTCTCTGCCCCGCGCGCGATGTGGATGCTGCGCAGCTTTGGTGCGACGGATGTGCACCTGCTGGATGGCGGATTGGTCGCCTGGAAGGCTGCGGGTTTGCCTACCGAGAGTGGTGAGGTGACGCGGGAGCGCGCGTCCTTTGCAGCAGAGTTGAAGCCGGGTGCGATGACGACGTTTGCAGAGTTACAGGGGAAGATTGCTGGTGGTGAGCAGATCCTGGATGCTCGTGCGCAGGGACGATTTGATGGCACGTCACCTGAGCCTCGTGCGGGTTTGTCGTCAGGGCATATGCCGGGTGCGATGAATGCTCCGTTTATGGAGCTGGCGGTGGATGGGAAGATGAAGTCGCCGGAGGAGTTGCGGGAGTATTTTGCGGCTAAGGGTGTTGACCTTTCACAGCTTTGTACGACGACGTGTGGATCCGGTGTGACGGCGGCGGTGGTTTCGCTGGCGCTGGAGTTGGCTGGAGCTGAGAAGCTGAGTCTGTATGACGGTTCGTGGGCGGAGTATGCGTCGCGGCCGGAAGCGGTGATTGTTAAGAGCTAG